In the genome of Crassostrea angulata isolate pt1a10 chromosome 6, ASM2561291v2, whole genome shotgun sequence, the window GTTTGTGATTGACAGTTATCCGATTGACAGACAGGGATAACTCTGGGTAGCGCCATCTGAATGGGGTCGCTAACCTTAACCGTATAGATCAGTGCCTTTAGTTATTAATATGACTGTCATATTGATGTAATTTACTCGTATAACTTTGATGTATAAAAGGTGCAGTTATTAAtgagtttatttataaattttagaaataactttgaatttcatttagttattttaattttgagataCCTGTATGTTAGACAAGATACTTAGAGGAAATTCTCATCTCCTCTGTaaaatgaaaaggaaaaaaaaccaaaaagggTGACTGTTCTGACTACCCAGTATAGTACAACATCTCAGAACTTTTAAATGTGTACAATATTAGCATAGATGTTTTCtgggttttttgggttttttttaaataaaaattaccaTTTCACGATTCGTTTCTTGCATCAAATATAACACAGCATTGATTTCTTGCAATTTCATATTTGCTGAAAAATAAAGCAAACACATTAACAACTGTTACAGGGTCAGTATATATTCGGAAGGATGttgaataatataaataaatgactCCAGTTTTCCTACCGGTGGATTTTTAGTCCCACCCATTCGTGATATGATTAACGTAAACAAATGGCGTAATGAAGCAAATCAGTGTTAATTTCGAGGACACTAGGTTCACTTATAGTCATGTCAACAAATAGGCCTAGTTGTATCCCAAAATTTGTATTGtcttttttacatgtcataAATATAAGTTTATTTGAGTCCTCTTATTCCAatgaatatatattgtaaatccATTGAAAGTGCATAGTAAACACAAATTACACTGTACAAaagaattatttaaagaaaacaacaatcaattaCAAAAACTTTTCCTGCAGAACTACCCCTAATTTTGATTGCGAAGAAATATGACGTCAAACAAACTATTTACCTAATAAATTATACCCACTGCGCTCAGCTGTTGAAAACAATGAATGTCTATCCACACAGAATCtagcattttaatatttatcttaaactaattttcacaatatatcaaaaacaaGCAAGATAAGgattgaaatatgaaatataatcgTATCAGTGAAAGAAAAGTCAAGCTGCACACCCTCAGATATCAATTAACACAAGCACCTACTTGCAGGTGCCCGCTGTGATGAATGCTTGTTTGTAGGGACTCGCTAACCGGTGTCGCCGACTATCCCCCTTTTCCATTGTGTTTATTACGCTGCTTTTGATGGAAGGGATTTATCCATCAAGTTCAAAGTAACAACATAATTTAGCAGTTTCTTCAGTTTATTAATGTGAGTGTAGCTGGTGCCTTTGGTAAATGTCTGCGACATGATAAAGAGTTATCAATTATTCCAGCAATGCCTTGGTTGCGTTTCTTTTGGTTTATATCACAGGTAGCATATTGAGCTAGTCCTTGCTTGCACCCTGTTCTTCTAATTTAATACATGCTCTTTTCGTATACCAACAAGAGTACAAGCTCCGACAAAATCACATCCTAGGAATGCATTGGATTTGGCGGCTTTTACAATTTGTTGAAGTTCTCTTTGTAACGTTTTTAAGACTGATTGTTTTTTGTGTTTCGTTGGTTGAAAAGATCAAATATCAAGTATATGACGCAAGTAATAAAAATTCTACAAGTAATTTTTCTTTTGACAAGAGTAAAACAGATGGCAGTGACAGTGATGTGTTCTATGTCACTTCAGCTTGCCACTTAATTAAGTTCTCAAACTTAaagacagtttttaaaaaaggtcGGTTACAACAGAAACATtgagttatttttgttttttccctCAGAGGGAGATCTACTGCATAATGCAACGGCGTACGAAGTTTTCCCAATTCTTCATCGTTGTAAATGTCTATATAGTGTAATGAATCATTATATGCTAATActgtatctaaaaaaaaacaaaagaataaaattatatgattAATTTGTTTCGATTAATTATTGTTGAATTAAAAGGATCTTTGGTAGTGTTATTTCTCAAGCTATTGATAATTAATGTATCATTTaacccttttaaaattttctatagttaaattagtttttgaatttTCCATCTCTctatgtttcattttcattttcttatttgtttgttataacCATTTCTTGCAAGCCATTTCTTCAACATTTCTCTATATTAACTAATCAGAAACTCGCATACAGATAGTATcaacgtaaaaaaaaacccacaaaactTTGCAAGAAAGAGGAGAAATTAAGCCGTGTACATGGGTAGGAGATCATGTAGTGGGGTGAGTAGACGTACGTTTACattaatgtttgaaataaaatttcacCATGCAAGGAAACTCAAGTCATACGGGACATTTGACCGCAAGGtaaaggaggctggatggtcaacaactGACTCATCAGAACCACCTTAAGGTGgcatgggacacctccatattgtgacgtataTCCtgtcgaaataaacaataaaatcaagtataattcatTCCCAAAATTATCACCCAACAGAGTaccgcaatgggttagagcttTAACTActaatctgtaagtcatgagctCACTTCCCGCTGGAGCTTTTCATACTTTTTACCTTTCCTAAAAGTTTTAAAGTATCCGATCCATATGAGGACATAATTTTTCTAACTCTGAATATCCATCATTTATAATGCTCTGATATTAATTCAAAGCTTTTTAAAGTAGAAAAAGATTTACCGAGagaaattttcagaaatattacTAACTTAGCAGTTatcaattaatgaagattgcattaaggCCTATGGGGAcaagcatatattttaaaataaaaaagtaaatactagGAATATCAATATATGCTTTGGTTAAAAGATGAATTTAATCATTaggaatataaaaacaattaacaataaattttataccatatacatttttatagaattgatttttatagattaaaatCAAATAGGGACAACTCTTCAAGAACAGGAAAAGGTCATTTATTAGGACACATTCAACTCCTACCTACTGATACTTAAACATGAAAATCATGTCCAAGTATACTGAGTATTAAGCCCATACATATCTGTTATGCAGATCCATTGAATCTGGGGCTATTATGTGTTGGATACCTTAAAACACATGTTATTTgtcaaatattgcaaaatttgagaattctaaagaaaataaagtattttaaaggtatatgtgtCGTATGTTTTGGTGAATAACATTACTAAGATCAGATTATTTGCTTCatgactttatttaaatataggACTTTCACATTAGCTAAGCCGTCTAAGCAATCGCATAACAAAGATacgagaaataaaaaagaaatattttatttttctatttgccGTAAAAAATAGAACAGATTTGAATAACCCCGCCTTAAATGGGTCACGTGACATCAATCTAATATAGCTCTGTCCATCAACAACAATGGTGACGACGAGAAGGAGgggacaggcacgtagcatcaggggggggccagggggggcctgccccccccccccccccactttttctcgcagcaacaattttttataaaatttacatataaaaaattgaattataatggagttggcccccccacttttttgggagtatgcaaaaattgattaggattttgaagattttggaaaagtttaaatttccttttttttttttttttttgcttgtcaatattttttggatgaggctgcccccccccccccacccccactttcaaaaacgatgctacgtgcctggggGAAGACcgttaaaaaattgaattataatggagttggcccccccacttttttgggagtatgcaaaaattgattaggattttgaagattttggaaaagtttaaatttccttttttttttttttttgtttgtcaatattttttggatgaggctgccccccccccccccacactttcaaaaacgatgctacgtgcctggggGAAGACCGTTAAGTTTAACAGATTTggtaagaaaattaaagaaaaaagaaacagagaAGATAGGGAGATCGTCATCGGAGACCATGTAGATTGACGGAATAGGAATTAAAGCCGAATTAAACTTAAGTTTCCATCATGAAGTTGTAGGGGTTTTGCTAGTCAGGTTCGTGCTCCATGTGTTCCACATGTTCCATGTCTTTACTTTATTAGTTATAAACTACAAGTGGATTGTCGTAAAgagaaattttgaataaagaatccTGACAAAAACACCCCCAGTAATATTACATGCATCCCCCAGGGAGGGGGTATTTACTCCGTTTACCGTGTCGATGACGCCAAAATCttgattacacataattaacaatttatatCGGTCTCCATTAATGAGGATAAGAATAATAATGCTTCGAGTATCATCTGAGACAAGACTATCAtgtaatttaagaaataaaaaacgtgattctaaattgtaaacaaactgttcttccATCGTGTTTTCAATGTTGGGTTTTCCCGTACTCATGCGCAGTGGCGCTATAAATGGCGGAccacattaatattcatcagatGTTTAGCAAAGTTTGGAGACAAATAACTTAGGACAGAACCTGTTTTATGGGTCCACAGTTGgtgaaacgtctaattataCGAAGcatgatgggtttttttctcttaaacTCATGTCAAAATTTTTACTCCAAATACGGCACATATACCTTTTTTTACGTACTGTGAAGTGACATATACAGGTGGGATTTCCTATTATGAGTTCCCCCTGTATGCCCACATGTTTATAAGTTTGCtaacaaaatttttataaaattcaggGAAATAAAATTATCACTTTTATCCACATAATGATTCTGTCTGATCATAGAACGGATGTCTCTCATGTATCGTCAGTCGTGTCACGATATCATTGCTAGACTGTTAAATTAAGATTATAATTTTTTGCATCTGAAAAGCTACAGGAAATTAGACTACCGATATATGAATGTACAGATTTGTTTTCAAAGcttatgaaaaagaaaaacaacatttaaaatcaGAACGCATGTCCAATTAGAAAAGTTTATACAATTGTGCATGTGTGTGCGCGCGTGTCGGTTTTGAAATCATTAGATAATAAATTAATGTTCTATGTAGAGTATAAATTGACCTCGTGAAACATATGCATACAAGTAGGACGCAtgccagaaaaaaaatcatcgtaAAAGACACAAAATACcttcatatttttatcatttattaatgATCGTCATATGTTATAAACGTTATTCTAAAGTACCTATTGTATTACATAGGCATCGGACCAGGGGACTTTGTTTTGCAAAGACAGATAcagatataatataataatgaatgaatcaatcatttttaaaaattcttaaactTGAGCATTATCATTCTAAAACTGCTTTTCGACAAATGCACTACAGTTAACCAAGaagtaaattgattttcaagcaAACAGGttgtattatttgattttacaaTCAAACACGGCTAACTCCAAAACTTTGACGTTTCAACACTACTGTGTGTAAGCGAAGAAAAAGCACTAAAGATACAATTGTgttcatatttcaaaatatagtaACTATCTCGTAATTTTCCGTCTTTCTTGCTCTTACGATATTGTTGATCTgcttaaagaaaaaagaattccTGAACAATTTCATCGCAGAAACTCAGGTAAATATATGCGAAACATACCCTGGTTGTCCGACTATGGAGCAATTTACCGGTAGGCGGGGGTACAAGttttcagagtttttttttgtattttttcaagtCAGAAGTAAAATAAGGAGAACATGACACCATTGAAGCAGGATTTACAGCAATAACTGTGTTTTGCAGGAAAGTTATATACTTAGAAAAGcaaatgaacaatttttctttaaaagaattgttgtTTAATACGTATACACTCCACTTTCTCCCAAgatgagaagattttttaggTAGAAAACAGAGCCGAGCTAGGCTAATATATTTCCAGTTCTACATATAATGAATTATAACCGATAGTACATGTACTGCGGCAAAGAAATCGTCTTGACAAAAAATTAGATTAAAAGatgtaaatttgatttcatacgatctttctctttctctttcctTCTTCCTTCCATTTTATTATAGACAAAAAACCGCACATAATGAACTTTCCTTGGGAAGTTTGTGTTTGATGCATAAACTTATGTAAATCCTGATGCGCCTTTTGTGTTTAGTACATACTAAACATTCACCCACTGCAAAACCCTTTGTATAAATTGTTTGCTTAGAAATCATACGTCGTTGAGAGTTGGGTGATAAACGAGAACAGGAAAGTCTGGTGCAGAAAGGGCGGGTCGGTTCATAAAGTTCATAAAAATTAGGTGAAATTGgtaaattttagataaaatgaaaatttataaacttCGTCCGGGAGACTTCCCTTCcgatacatttttttcttctgaggTTTTAGAGATACGTTTCTCCGACTATGTTATTTTATTTGGCTctgttaaaacataaaaaagtgCACCATCTATCATCCTTTTCATCTTATTTACTTTCTTTCTCGACTTTTTCTTCCGACATGTCACATTGAATTCATTTCAGATAGATCAGACAAAGTGTCAATCCGGACATGACGTCAACGTTACGCGCCATTGAAAGCAGTAAAGCGTGACCTCATTTAAGCTTCACATTGTGAAAGTTGATTCCATTTAAAAGGAATAAATTCTATTAATCTTGACAGCTGGTTTGTTTTAAACTACTTCATTATTTGTATAACCTACATGGTTTGATGCATACTTTCAATAACACATTTTGTCAGTTTAATTTGTTCTtccgaaaaaaaaaagttacgtCAGTAAATGAAAGCTGCTTCATTTGTAAGATAAAAATGGCATCAGTTAATTCTCATTACAAGCAAAATTATTTTCCGCTGTTTATTTTGTGATTTACATTGCATTCTGTTGTGGATCAGATGCTATTTGATGAATTTCTATTTAATACAATTGCTACATTCTAAACTTCATGCAGTAAAAGAAAATAGCTTTCATTTCGGTTTATGTTACAAACGAATTGCAAGATGAAGTTCTGCAAATAAAGTTGAAACATTTGCCCGTTTGGTGGATTAGGAAGAAAGTAAAGCGTTTGACAACTCCAGGTTTCACCTAGCTGCACAATATCGAAAGCACAATCGTTTAGATATCAACTGATATTGCGAAATTCCCTTTTGTAAAAATCTTTGTTCGAAGGAATCTATAGCagttataaataatttgatttgatgtaCATGATTTGGCATATACTTGAATTTATTTGGAAGTTTATGAGtcatgattgatttttttttctccaaaataagTTGTATTAAAGGGAagagttttttgttgtttttttttccaaagattTTACAATTACCAcccttttttacattttttttttgttagatatATAGATTTATAATATTCTTAAGATAAATCTTAAAATTCTACTCTATTAAAATAAAGTGAGacggaagaaaaaaaacccaactctTCATACCAGGgatcatttatttaatatactatataagtacattgtacattattGAGCtttcaaatcttttaaaattatttcacatTGGACATTTAAGGTTTATCAAACTTCGGTGACCTTTTTAACAGGTCAAAAGGTCATATTTTTGACGTTGCATTGTTCATTGCATGCGCTTATGGTTTGACGACTGTAATATCACAcacatgaaaaataataattataagtaATAGCATAAATCTATATGATTTGACTTTCTCAAACAATAAACAGAATGTTAAAGAGTTTATCGGggtatgaacttggttggtggCTATATCTTCTCAGAAGCCCTTCGGGCCTCACGGATTTGAACACGAAATCATGCAAGTTCGTATCccgttgaactttttaacatttctgattatttctttgatattacAGAAATGACGTTTTACTCATATGTAGGTTCATTTAAGGaaatatatttgcaaatgtaaatatttaaagatatgttGTTTATCAGGGCATCGTTTGACATCCGGAGATAACCCCAAGTAAAAATGTATATCTGTCTGTTAATCTGGgtcttttttcatttacttatTTTCCACCATGACGATGAGAGCACACTTGAAATTCATTGTCCTGCTTTTACTTCCACAAATAATTGGAATGCAAGGTAGTAAATTAAAAGGACCATCTGGCGACACACAGGATGAATTATTAATACactgaaaattttgtttcatattgacgctgcatgttttattttcaaatcccAGGATCTGTATCAGATGATGAAGAATCCATGTTTGATGGTTCTGGCTCTGGCTCTGGCTCTGGCTGCTTCGAGGTGACCGCTGTACCCGGGCTTTGTGACGTAGGTTTTAAAAACGTGTTATTGGTCTTTATCAGTTCACATATGTATTGGCGAAATAGAACATGATGAactatttaagattttttgagatatcagaaaaaaaatcactctcAGTTTTAAACCAAATACTGTCTTTGAAAAGGGATCAGCGTAGAATAGGGAATTCTTAGGCTATGTGTACTCAGCTTTTGTACCCCCTAAACGGCAAATTCAGTATGTAAAGttttttaatactttaaaaagATTAAGTGAAAAATGAATCATAATTACTGCCAATATGAAAATTgttgttttacaaatatttacattatttacaacgCTCTTGTAAAATGGGATAGTTTCTTTGACGATCTCTTAAGATAAGATACATTTCGATCAATCCTTCTATCTTTAAGCTTTCGGCTTTAAAAACTTTCTTCTGTagtgatttgttttaaaaaattgaagttcTTAAAAACATTGTTATTCAGTGCAGCAGAGACTCTGCACTCAATTCCATGTGTTAAGTTTAGATTgctgtatttcaaataaaatttagttgcaccttaattgaaataaaagcaAAGGCATTCAGATttcaattttaacatttgtGAAACAtgctgcctaatccatttatgtaaatatatatttgcataataaaatatgttcaaatcaaatcaatataaacaatatgAATTTTGAGAAACAATTTACAATGTACCGGTATGTCTTACATTTTATAGCGCAAAAGTGTCGTCTTTCTAATGAAAATTGCATCAGATTCCTTTACATCTTTTGCTTTAAACCTATCTACTTTTGTTTCGTGGTCACGAAAGATggtgaaaatcaatttttagtGTACGGTCCTGTACGACTGCCTGGAGACCAGTTCCCGATCACAGTGTGAATCCACTCTTGGGGACTGCTTCACTAGATTCGACGGAACAGGGGGATGTGACGGTAGGTCGAACGAAAGAGACTCTATATACAGTTGTACTATTGTACTGTCGcgtgtaaattttgaatttaccgggtggcagtagatacataaatttcaaaaattgtcacctggtatatatattcaaatttcaGTACCCTATGTAACATTCCTGGTATTAGATTGGTTGGTATTAAAATGAATTAAGCACGTGAATGATAGAGATGCATTTCCGAAGTAGATTACttgtaaaacttaaaatgtaaaTCCGGACAACTGAATCAGCTGAATAGTATTTATGCTTTATAATTTGAACTCTCGTCATCATCAGTTGTCTTAGATTGTCAGATTGTGATACCCTAAGAATATATATACGAATAGaattaatacttttttataCTAATACATATTTAATTAAGCAGATTGATATTTgctggtttctttttttttaggtGAAACAAATTCTACCAATATCTCGAATAAACCACCAAATGGTATGtatctatgtaaaaaaaatattgaagttttttatgataataatgttgataaataaattttttttaaattattatactttcGTGTTAAATACTGTAATCTGATTGGATTAAACAccgttgataatccgttctattaccctcaagCAACAcgcttggcaacgggtaacgtAACGATTTGTTATATGCGcctaaattatgcgcgtacggttcgccgtagaattcacgtaatttctatataaaagcaataaaatttctctaaaattaagacattcaataataata includes:
- the LOC128188507 gene encoding uncharacterized protein LOC128188507 isoform X1, whose protein sequence is MTMRAHLKFIVLLLLPQIIGMQGSVSDDEESMFDGSGSGSGSGCFEVTAVPGLCDCTVLYDCLETSSRSQCESTLGDCFTRFDGTGGCDGETNSTNISNKPPNGETKSTNTLNKPPNNLHDSAIVSQTSWFVVAVSALAALVGLL
- the LOC128188507 gene encoding uncharacterized protein LOC128188507 isoform X2, producing MTMRAHLKFIVLLLLPQIIGMQGSVSDDEESMFDGSGSGSGSGCFEVTAVPGLCDCTVLYDCLETSSRSQCESTLGDCFTRFDGTGGCDGETNSTNISNKPPNDLHDSAIVSQTSWFVVAVSALAALVGLL